TGAAAACTTCATATTTTATTTGGAGGCTGAATTGATTCAGCCTCTTTTGGGATTCTATTGCTTGTATGACAGGTGATAGGTTTTGACTTCACTGGATTTCAATGGGAGTTAACAATAAAATTAATTAACATACACGTTCAGAAAGTAGGTATTCGTCATGTACAAAGTTGCGGTTGTCGGTCCTAGTCAATCCGTGAACAGGATTCTCACATTGGCAAGAGAGATTGAACAAGAATTGGAATTCGTCCCTTATATTTATACAAAAACAACCGAAGTGAAAGATTTTGTGTCGAACTCTGAGTCACCAGTAGATTATTGGCTTTTTTCAGGCTATATCCCGTATAAGATAGCAGTGAATACTGTGGGGGAACATGAAAACTTTCTCTATATAGATTCTGGTGAATTAGGTATTTATAAAGGAATTGTGACACTTTCACATGAAAGTAGAAAACTGCCGGAACGGATTAGCATAGATATGATTGCGTCATATTGCCCTGATGAGTTGTCCCAGTTAGAAGGAACGATGGCGGAAGTATATATTAAAAGATTCGATGTCGAGGTTGAAACAGCAGAATTATTTGATTTTCATTATGAGTTATGGAAACAAAATAAAATAGAAGCGGTTTTAACTTGTTATCCAACCGTTTATGAAGATTTACAAGAAGCGGGTATTCCAGCATTTTGGTTATCCCCAACGCGAAGTGAAATTTTCCACTCCATTCGGATGTTTTTCGAGAAAATTAAAACGTCCTATTATAAGGATACACAAATCAGTGTAGAAATGATTGAGATTTTAGATTATGACACGATTAAAGAGAGAATGAGGGAATCCTATCAATTGGATTATTTGGAATTGCATTTGAAGAAGACGCTTATCCAGCTTTGTGAAAGATTGGATGGTTCGCTTTTTGAACAAGGTAATGGGCGCTATGCAATTTTTAGCACAAGGGGAGCAGTCGAAAGAGAAATCGGTACATTGAAAGAAAAAGTGAATTACCTTTCAGTTGAAGCAGGTTCTGGTATTGCGGTCGGGATTGGTTTCGGACAGACGGTCTTCACGGCAGAGACGAATGCCTATCGTGCGATTCGGGAATCCAAGAGAAAAGAGAAGCAGGATATCGTCATTATTCAAGAAGATGGAGCGATGATTGATGCAGTTGGTGCGGAAGAGGAACTAGCCTATGACTACCGGACAGATGATAAAGAATTTTTGGCGAAATTAAAAGAAGGTAAAGTTAGCATCAAAACGTATAAGCGAATTGAATCTTTAATCAGAAAAATGGAATGGACGAATTTCACGACGAAAGATTTAGCCATTCATTTAAAAATGAGTGAACGCAATGCTCAGCGAATTGTATCTAATTTGGATAGAGTAAGTTTAATAGAATGTGTTGGAGAAGAATCACATTATGCAAGAGGGAGACCTGTGAAAGTATATCAACTGAATTGAACTATCAACACGTTAGCTTCGTTTGTGGTTTTATTGGTGGTTTTATTGGTGACAGTCACTCACGCAACTTGAACACTATTCTGACAACGGTGGTGGGGTGGATACGAAACTTCGATTGAGTAAGCGGTTGAGGAGGTTTTGTTGGAACGCTCTAAGTGGCTCTGATACTAGTTTTCTGCTAAATTACGGGTACTTGTGCAAGACATTATTCAGGAAATGAACACAATTGTATGTATAAAATTAAAAGGCCAATCAATTTAATATTTGATTGGCCTATGTTTGTATGGTTACCTTAAGTTAAAGATTATAATTGCACTTTCGTAGGCGCCGTTATTCATCACGCCTAAGTGAATATCGGTTTTCTGCAGAAGGCAACTCTAAATTTTCTCGTAATGTAGTCCCTTCGTATTCCGTCCGAAAAATTCCACGCTTTTGAAGGATAGGAACAACTTTATCAACAAATGCATTTAATTCGCTGGGCTAGTTCCAGTGACTGGCACCATTAATATCCTCTGAGCTTTTGCTACGCTTCGAATCCCGAATTGTAAATGACAACAAGAGGCCGAAGAATGCAATATATCCAGCCACATGGAAGGCTACATTCACCCCGCGGATGGCACCTGCAACCGAGCCGTCATCTATCGCGGCTGTTATCGTAATCGCAACCAGAACCGCAGTGCCAATTGCACCAGCGATTTGACGGAACGTATTGTTCATGGCGGTACCGTGAGTGATTAGGTGATTAGGTAACTGATTCAACCCAAGTGTTGTAGACGGCATCATGACCAAAGAAATACCTAATATCCGAACCGCATTCAAGACTGCTAAATATGTAAAACTTATTTCTTCGGATAGGTTTGCAAACATGAACGTTGTTACTGTAAGGATGACAAATCCTGTGCGCAACAGCCACTTTGCCCCGTATTTATCGAACAGTGTTCCTGTCACTGGATTCAAAATTCCCATTACAATTGCGCCTGGCAAGAGCATCAGACCGGAATGGAAGGCGTTAAATCCAAGCATAGTCTGCATGAAGATTGGCAAAATCACGGTCCCTGCAATCATAGATGCGTATACAATCATGCCGAGCCCAGTCGCCAATGTAAACACCATATACTTAAACACCCGGAATTCAAGAATAGGCTCATCCAATTTCAATTGTCGCTGAATGAATAGTAAGAGTGAAACAGCTCCGACTACTATGGATACGGCAACGTTTAGATGGAGCCATCCATCGTTACCGGCGATACTGAAGCCGTAAAGGAGCCCACCGAAACCAAGTGTAGAGAGAACAATTGACAAGTAATCCATCTTTGGATTGGTTAATTCCGTAACGTTTTTCAGTAAAAAGAAAGCCGCAATGATAATGATGAGGGCAATCGGAAGGACAACGTAAAAGACGCTTTTCCATGCGAAATGATCCACAAGATACCCCGATAGGCTCGGCCCAATTGCCGGTGCGAATGCAATAACAAGACCAAACATCCCCATCGCTTTTCCTCGTTGTTCGATAGGGAAGAGTAGAAACATGATCGTCTGTAAGAGTGGCATCATAATACCAGCACCTGCACCTTGGAAAACCCTTCCTAATAATAAAACGGGGAAATTAGGAGAAATTGCAGAAAGGAATGTACCAAAGGCGAATATACTCATCGCTGTAATGAATAATTTTCGTGTTGTAAATTTACCGATTAAAAATGCTGTTATTGGAATCATAATTCCGTTGACGAGCATGAAAATCGACTGTAGCCACTGAACTGTACTTTCTGTCACATGAAGATCCTTCATGATTGGCGGCAGGGCTGTTGCAAGAAGGGTTTGATTTAAAATCGTAATAAATGCACCAGATAATAAAACAGCCAGCAGTGGAATAATCTTTTTGAACTCAAAGGTTTGAGAGTTTTTCATTACCTATTAACCGCCTCTTTTAGTTACTTGTTCCCCAAACAAATTGATTCAGCATGCATGCTAGATGCGTTAACAAATGGTATTACGGTTTACGCATCTCATAAGGAAACAATCTGAAGAAATGCCATAAATGTATCATGTACTAGAACCAGAAAATTGATACACTAAGTCAGGCATGCAAGGTACATGTCCTAACAAAAACAATGATATCTGATGCGCATTTTTGGTACCTTTCACTACTTCGACCAATAGAAAAAGAGATCCACTCTATGGAACAGCGATAAGTGGATCATTTCAAGTGCAGTCACGCATACAAACACAGTAATTGTAATAAACATGAATTTCATGTTAGTTTCAGTGACTGACACTCACATTAGTAAAGAGAAACTCCAAGAAACAGCAGAAATCGTTGGGGCAGCAGTCTATCAGGTTGCACGTCCGGACACGCCTGCTTTGGAAAGAGCAATCTCACCAAAACCAGTTGATTATGAGCGAATCGTTGGGGGACCCCAATAAGAAATTCAGACAAAAAGCGGGAGAAAGCTTCCTGCTTTTTCTATTTGATTTTGTAGGGATGTTTCAAACACTTTGAATGTTTAGGTGGCACTCGTATATCTGAAATTGGTAAACTCCATTTCTACTAGACTGAATGAATTCCGCTGATGCCACCGCGGGTATGAGAAGGTTTTAAGTATTTAAAAAACCATGCCGCATAACACGGCATGGCGTAGTTCCTATTTAATCCATATTCTGACCTTTTCCCTTGCCATGTTTCTAAAACCCAATGGACCATCTGGCATCAAAACGACAAGAATTGCACACGGGATACCAGTCGGTGGAGACCTTGAATATGCAGATGAAGTTACATTATCTAAAGCACTCGAGGGACGCAGAGAGTGATAAAAGAAGCGGTGTCTAGGAAGAGTAAGCTTAAACGAATATTTGACGACAGGCTAAGATCGTTAATGACGGCAACAAGAGATGAATGGGAACAAGCGAAGGTTATTGAAAACCATCTTGATGATTATGATCAAGAAGTTTTTATACGTCGTAAAATTACTGAGAGTAAACATTTCTATCTATATAAGGAAGCAAAGGCAAGAAATTTAGGTAGAGATTAATATATTTTCATATGGTTGCGTATGGATGGAGCATTCACATAAAAAAGGAGTGTTCCTCATGAAGGCAACCATTAGTATTTTTATCGTAGGATTTATATTGTTTCTATTAGTGATGGACAAGAAGCGTGTGAAAAGCATGTTCGAGTTTATTTCAATCTATTGGTTCCGTCTAGCTTTTTCCTTTCTAGCTCTTTTTATTTTAAACGTAGTCGCTGGATTCTTTGGTGTTTATGTCCCGGTTAACATTGCATCAGGGCTTGTTATTACGATACTTGGCATTCCAGGTCTCGCTTCAATTTGTGCGATTGCATTTATTTCATAAATAGGGGTTGCATTATAAAGGAGAAGGTGGTATAGTTATTACCTTGCTAATTCGAGCAATACAAACAACAGCAAACACCGACAATCAACGGACGAAAACAACGAAAAAGAATTTTAAATTTGTTGTTGACATCGAATTCGGAGTTGTGATATGATATAAGAGTTGCTTCGGAAGAGCGAAAGAAGCGGCCGGAGGAAATTCTGAAAAGTTCCTTCTATATATGAACCTTGAAAACTGAACAGCAAAACGTCAAGATATAACAACTACAAATCAACTCGTTGGTTTGTAGGGAATGAATCTTCGGATTCAAATGGACATCTTAAAGATGCCAGCAAAAGAAATCGAGCTAATCGAATTTCTCTATTATGGAGAGTTTGATCCTGGCTCAGGACGAACGCTGGCGGCGTGCCTAATACATGCAAGTCGAGCGAACAAAGGAAGAAACTTGTTTCTTCCTTTGTTAGCGGCGGATGGGTGAGTAACACGTGGGCAACCTGCCCTGCAGTTGGGGATAACTCCGGGAAACCGGGGCTAATACCGAATAATCAGTTCCTTCGCATGAAGGAACTCTGAAAGACGGCTATGCTGTCACTGCAGGATGGGCCCGCGGCGCATTAGCTAGTTGGTGAGGTAACGGCTTACCAAGGCGACGATGCGTAGCCGACCTGAGAGGGTGATCGGCCACACTGGGACTGAGACACGGCCCAGACTCCTACGGGAGGCAGCAGTAGGGAATCTTCCACAATGGACGAAAGTCTGATGGAGCAACGCCGCGTGAGCGAAGAAGGTTTTCGGATCGTAAAGCTCTGTTGTGAGGGAAGAACAAGTACAGGAGTAACTGCCTGTACCTTGACGGTACCTCATTAGAAAGCCACGGCTAACTACGTGCCAGCAGCCGCGGTAATACGTAGGTGGCAAGCGTTGTCCGGAATTATTGGGCGTAAAGCGCGCGCAGGCGGCCTTTTAAGTCTGATGTGAAAGCCCACGGCTTAACCGTGGAAGGTCATTGGAAACTGGAAGGCTTGAGTACAGAAGAGGAAAGCGGAATTCCACGTGTAGCGGTGAAATGCGTAGAGATGTGGAGGAACACCAGTGGCGAAGGCGGCTTTCTGGTCTGTAACTGACGCTGAGGCGCGAAAGCATGGGGAGCAAACAGGATTAGATACCCTGGTAGTCCATGCCGTAAACGATGAGTGCTAAGTGTTAGGGGGTTTCCGCCCCTTAGTGCTGGAGCAAACGCATTAAGCACTCCGCCTGGGGAGTACGGCCGCAAGGCTGAAACTCAAAGGAATTGACGGGGACCCGCACAAGCGGTGGAGCATGTGGTTTAATTCGAAGCTACGCGAAGAACCTTACCAGGTCTTGACATCCCGCTGACCGGTATAGAGATATACCTTTCCCTTCGGGGACAGTGGTGACAGGTGGTGCATGGTTGTCGTCAGCTCGTGTCGTGAGATGTTGGGTTAAGTCCCGTAACGAGCGCAACCCTTGACCTTAGTTGCCAGCATTCAGTTGGGCACTCTAAGGTGACTGCCGGTGACAAACCGGAGGAAGGTGGGGATGACGTCAAATCATCATGCCCCTTATGACCTGGGCTACACACGTGCTACAATGGACGGTACAGAGGGTTGCCAACCCGCGAGGGGGAGCTAATCCCATAAAACCGTTCCCAGTTCGGATTGCAGGCTGCAACTCGCCTGCATGAAGCAGGAATCGCTAGTAATCGTGGATCAGCATGCCACGGTGAATACGTTCCCGGGTCTTGTACACACCGCCCGTCACACCACGAGAGTTTGTAACACCCGAAGTCGGTGGGGTAACCCTTTTGGGAGCCAGCCGCCGAAGGTGGGACAGATGATTGGGGTGAAGTCGTAACAAGGTAGCCGTATCGGAAGGTGCGGCTGGATCACCTCCTTTCTAAGGATATTTAACGGAATGAAGAGAAAGTTCTCTTCAACTTGACGTTTTGCGTTCAGTTTTGAGGGTTCATTACTATGAACTTTCATTACTTGTTCTTTGAAAACTGGATAAAACGACATTGAAATAAACACAAATGTAGTAATGTATGAATCAATTGTTGTATATCGCTATACAGCATTGGTTTTAAGGTTAAGTTAGAAAGGGCGCACGGCGGATGCCTTGGCACTAGGAGCCTATGAAGGACGGCACTAACACCGATATGCTCTGGGGAGCTGTAAGTAAGCTTTGATCCAGAGATTTCCGAATGGGGAAACCCACTGTTCGTAATGGAGCAGTACATATACGTGAATACATAGCGTATATGAGGCACACCCGGAGAACTGAAACATCTAAGTACCCGGAGGAAGAGAAAGAAAATCGATTCCCTGAGTAGCGGCGAGCGAAACGGGAACAGCCCAAACCAGGAAGCTTGCTTCCTGGGGTTGTAGGACACTCTATACGGAGTTACAAAGGAATGCATTAGATGAAGCGACCTGGAAAGGTCTGCCATAGTGGGTAATAGCCCCGTAATCAAAAGTGTATTCTCTCCAGAGTGGATCCTGAGTACGACGGAACACGTGAAATTCCGTCGGAATCCGGGAGGACCATCTCCCAAGGCTAAATACTTCCTAGTGACCGATAGTGAACCAGTACCGTGAGGGAAAGGTGAAAAGCACCCCGGAAGGGGAGTGAAATAGATCCTGAAACCGTGTGCCTACAAGTAGTCAGAGCTCGATGCTGTTTCTTCGGAAATAAGCTGAGTGATGGCGTGCCTTTTGTAGAATGAACCGGCGAGTTACTGATTACATGCAAGGTTAAGCAGAGAATGCGGAGCCGCAGCGAAAGCGAGTCTGAATAGGGCGTTTTAGTATGTAGTCGTAGACCCGAAACCAGGTGATCTACCCATGTCCAGGGTGAAGGTAAGGTAACACTTACTGGAGGCCCGAACCCACGTATGTTGAAAAATGCGGGGATGAGGTGTGGGTAGCGGTGAAATTCCAATCGAACCTGGAGATAGCTGGTTCTCTCCGAAATAGCTTTAGGGCTAGCCTCAAACGTTAGAATCTCGGAGGTAGAGCACTGTTTGGACTAGGGGCCCATCCCGGGTTACCGAATTCAGACAAACTCCGAATGCCGATGATTTTTGTTTGGGAGTCAGACTGCGGGTGATAAGATTCGTAGTCGAGAGGGAAACAACCCAGACCACCAGTTAAGGTCCCCAAGTATTCGTTAAGTGGAAAAGGATGTGGCGTTGCCCAGACAACCAGGATGTTGGCTTAGAAGCAGCCACCATTTAAAGAGTGCGTAATAGCTCACTGGTCGAGTGGCGCTGCGCCGAAAATGTACCGGGGCTAAACGAATCACCGAAACTGTGGATTGACACCTTTGGTGTCAGTGGTAGGAGAGCGTTCTAGGGGCGTCGAAGCTAGACTGTAAGGACTAGTGGAGCGCCTAGAAGTGAGAATGCCGGTATGAGTAGCGAAAGAAGGGTGAGAATCCCTTCCACCGAATGCCTAAGGTTTCCTGAGGAAGGCTCGTCCGCTCAGGGTTAGTCGGGACCTAAGTCGAGGCCGAAAGGCGTAGACGATGGATAACAGGTTGATATTCCTGTACCACCTCCCCGCCGTTTGAGTAATGGGGGGACGCAGTAGGATAGGGTGAGCGCACGGTTGGTAATGTGCGTCTAAGCAGTGAGGTGTGAAACGAGGCAAATCCCGTTTCTATAACATTGAGCTGTGATAGCAAGGGGAATTTTCCCCGGAGTCCCTGATTTCACGCTGCCAAGAAAAGCCTCTAACGAGGCGGGAGGTGCCCGTACCGCAAACCGACACAGGTAGGCGAGGAGAGAATCCTAAGGTGATCGAGAGAACTCTCGTTAAGGAACTCGGCAAAATGACCCCGTAACTTCGGGAGAAGGGGTGCTCTGATAGGGTGTTAAAGCCCGAGAGAGCCGCAGTGAATAGGCCCAGGCGACTGTTTAGCAAAAACACAGGTCTCTGCAAAACCGTAAGGTGACGTATAGGGGCTGACGCCTGCCCGGTGCTGGAAGGTTAAGGGGAGAGGTTAGCGCAAGCGAAGCTTTGAACCGAAGCCCCAGTAAACGGCGGCCGTAACTATAACGGTCCTAAGGTAGCGAAATTCCTTGTCGGGTAAGTTCCGACCCGCACGAAAGGCGTAACGATCTGGGCACTGTCTCAACGAGAGACTCGGTGAAATTATAGTACCTGTGAAGATGCAGGTTACCCGCGACAGGACGGAAAGACCCCGTGGAGCTTTACTGCAACCTGATATTGAATTCTGATGCAGTCTGTACAGGATAGGTAGGAGCCTTTGAAACCGGAGCGCCAGCTTCGGTGGAGGCATTGGTGGGATACTACCCTGACTGTATTGGAATTCTAACCCATGCCCCTTAGCGGGGTAGGAGACAGTGTCAGGCGGGCAGTTTGACTGGGGCGGTCGCCTCCTAAAGAGTAACGGAGGCGCCCAAAGGTTCCCTCAGAATGGTTGGACATCATTCGTAGAGTGCAAAGGCATAAGGGAGCTTGACTGCGAGACCTACAAGTCGAGCAGGGTCGAAAGACGGGCTTAGTGATCCGGTGGTTCCGCATGGAAGGGCCATCGCTCAACGGATAAAAGCTACCCCGGGGATAACAGGCTTATCTCTCCCAAGAGTTCACATCGACGGGGAGGTTTGGCACCTCGATGTCGGCTCATCGCATCCTGGGGCTGTAGTCGGTCCCAAGGGTTGGGCTGTTCGCCCATTAAAGCGGTACGCGAGCTGGGTTCAGAACGTCGTGAGACAGTTCGGTCCCTATCCGTCGCGGGCGCAGGAAATTTGAGAGGAGCTGTCCTTAGTACGAGAGGACCGGGATGGACATACCGCTGGTGTACCAGTTGTCTTGCCAAAGGCATAGCTGGGTAGCTACGTATGGACGGGATAAATGCTGAAAGCATCTAAGCATGAAGCCCCCCTCAAGATGAGATTTCCCATTACGTAAGTAAGTAAAATCCCTCAAAGATGATGAGGTTGATAGGTCCGAGGTGGAAGCATGGCGACATGTGCAGCTGACGGATACTAATCGATTGAGGACTTATCCTTAAATACATGACAATTTGTGTCATTCAATGTTTTGTTTATCCAGTTTTGAGTGAACAATTTTTGCTCAATAGTTTGGTGGCGATAGCGAAGAGGTCACACCCGTTCCCATACCGAACACGGAAGTTAAGCTCTTCAGCGCCGATGGTAGTTGGGGTTAGCCCCTGCAAGAGTAGGACGTTGCCAAGCACTAAAAGAGTCATTACCTGATGGTAGTGGCTCTTTTTGTTATATATGAAATTATTAGATTGAAGAAACATTTATCATGACTCCCTAAAAGATTATTTCTAAGTTAGTAAAGCTGTTCTTCTTTTAACGATAATATTAATAAGGTTAGCGTCTTAAATCTTGACGTCATTACATCGAGAATAGGGTCCAAAGGTTAGTGGAGTTTAATCAAGAGAAACCTGTTTCATTTCACATGCCAGGTCATAAGTATGGGGAATTATCCGGATTGCCGCCTGGAGTACGTTCAGCACTCTCGTTTGATTTTACAGAGTTAAACGATCTGGACGATTTTCATCAACCAGAGGATGTCATTGCTGACGCACAGGATAAAACGAGCGCATTGCAAGGAGAGCAGGTTCAATAATTGAGGAACAATAGCTGGCGGCTCAAGTATTTTGAAACTGGTAATACATGATGAGTCTGTATATATGGAACACCATATTTTTTCATGAAACCTGTTGGATTTAAATGATTATAAAATGAAAATATTTATTTATACTTTTCAAATTTGTTAACAGCATCTAGAAAATGAGATAATATTTCGAAAAAAGTGTAAGTATTATCGTCAATTTTATATACAAATGAATTTGAATCTACACTACTCATAGTGGATATCGGAATGACGTTTTCTTTTTGAATGAATATTTTTGCCAGTTCCATAGCCATTTCTTTATTATTATTCAAAATATCTCCCCTTTCCTTAATGAAATATATTGAAACTTCACTTAATTTATGATTAATAGTAAACAGTGCAGGTACAGACAAATTCTAAGTAGTTTCAGTGCCTGGTACCATTCATTATGTAGAGGTGTAACATGATTTATAAAAAAGATGCAAACTTCCCTTATCCAATTATATCGGAGACAGCTCTAGGATATGAGGATAGTACATTTCAAATACGTGTAGGTTTTGAAGAAGATGGTGACGTGTACCTATTTAAAATAAATCGTGAACTGATTTCTAGTTTTGTGAACGAATTGCTGCAAAATGGGCAAGCTGAGTATTTACTCGTTATTCAGTCGAAAGACACGAAGTTTTTGGCACCACTAATGGATATCGAAACATTAAAGGAAGAGTGTATTAAAGCTTAGAAGTATTATGATGTTGAGGTTTTGCTATAGGTCTCTAGCTAACAGGTCCAGGGTAGCCACTAGCGTTGTTATAATTATATCTCACTCAGGTACTCTTCATTAGTACTCTTTATTATTAGATAAGGAAAATCCTGCCAAAACGATATTTGGCAGGATTATTTTTTACGATTTATTCAACACCCTGAATCGTCTATTATAAAAAAGCGCTTTATGGTAGTATGGAACTAGTTCAATAGCCATTTGTTTTAATTGAGTAAAGTTCCGGGAAGGGGTGGTTTCTTGCTTAGTTTCTTCAGGTCCAAATGTGGCATTTGTAAAAGAAAAGTATCTTCTTATCAAAGATATAGGCTTCCGAATAATAAAGTAGCAAAAGTGTGTTTACCTTGTTGCGAATATGCCGAAAGAAGAGCTTACCAGAAGTGTTGATAGTTTAAGAATCGTAGTTGAGTATATCTGATGGTCAATAAGTTTTGGAGGTTTGATGTGGGAAAATGGATCATAGTAGCTGCTGTTGCACTTGTTTTATTGCCAATTTTGTTTATTATAAATCCGCTTCTATTGGCTTTTGTCTTTTTGACTGGCGTTATATTTCTAAACCGAAACTATTCTGTTATTAAAGGTGCTGCAGGGGAAAGGAAAGTAAATCAATTATTAAATAGGTTAGGACCAAATTATACATTATTTCATGATTTGTACTTGCCTACCGAAAAGGGAACGACACAAGTAGATCATATTGTTACCTCACCTTATGGAATTTTTGTCATTGAAACGAAACATTATAATGGTTGGATATTTGGTAATGAACATAACAAATATTGGACTCAGGTCATCTATAAGCGTAAAGAGAGAATGCTTAATCCGATTTGGCAAAATTATGGGCATATCCAAGCGCTAAAAAATTTCATTGGTGAAGAACACGATGCATATCTTCATTCAATCATTGCATTTTCCAATGCCTCGACATTAAAATTTAAGGACGATTTTAGGTCTGCGCGAGTGACTCAGTTTATGAATTTGACTAAGGTGTTAAAAGAGTGGGATATACATAGGTTAAATGAAATCCAATTACAGGAAATAAATATAAAACTTGAAGGGCTTGTCATGAAAGACAAGAAATTACAAAGGAAAGTTAGAAAACAGCACGTCCAAGATATTCAGAGTAATCGTAAAGAAAGGGTTTGGAATGAGAAACGGCTTCTTAAACAAAACATCTGTCCCAAATGTAAAGTGGAATTGGTATTAAGGGATGGAAAGTACGGTTCCTTTTACGGTTGCAGCAGTTTTCCAAAGTGCAGGTTTACAAAAAATGCTTAGTAGTGGGTATTTGAATCGGCTATGCTAATAAAGGGTACCTATGTGGGAAACTATTTGAACAATACACTACAATTGCATAAAGTTAAAATGAAATCCAGTATAACCAGTGTTTAACTTGATGTTAATTGGGTTTTTATTCAGAACAGTGAATTGTCATTATTAGACCTTGCACAGGCACTTGACACTAAAATATTATGACGAGCTTGAAGAGTTTATATTAGCCCCACTGCTCATATTTATCACTTAAGTTATCACAGTTTACTGATAATACAACTAATTTTCGTGTTATTTTGGAACGTGCGTTCTTTTTGGAGGGGCGTTTTCTTCCTAATAGGGGGAGTATGTATTATAATAGGAGTATAACTGCAGAAGGAGGTATTGAGATATGGCCTCAGTTCAAGATGTAGCAAATTATTTGCTTTATTTACGTGACAATGACATGGAAACAGGAAAGTATTATGCGTTAAGTAATTTGAAAATGCAAAAGCTATTGTATTTTTGTCAGGGTATTTACTCTGCTGTCCATAATGGATCACGGTTAATAGTTGATGATGAATTTGAAGCTTGGAGATATGGGCCAGTTTTACCTTCAGCATATTTTAGGTTTAATATTTATGGACAGAATGATATACCTAGAAATGAAACAGGTGATTTTAGTGGCTTATCAGAAGGTGAAAATTTAGTTATTCAAAATGTGTGGGAAAACCTTAGGTACAGAAGTGCATTTGATTTAGTGGAAGCTAGCCATGTGCAGAATGGTCCTTGGCACAATGTTTACCATGGTGAGGGAGATAATATCATAAACCAGGAAATAATTGTTAATTATTTCGGAGGACAAAATTGAATGTTCTTTAAAAGAAATGGAAATGAAAAGATAAAATATTATTTAACTGAGGCAATCAGGATTCTGTTATTTTTGTTAGTACCTATTCTAATAGTTATATTTATTGCTATTGCTTATTTTATATCAAAAGATAGTGTAAATACTTATACGACAATTAACTCTAGATTATCTATATTTTATTTAGGATCTATTGTAACTATGAATGTATATATCTATACGAAAACCTTCAGTATGTCTAGCATTCAGTTTTCATCTCCCTTTAATTCGATCATTATGGGGTTTGGAGTGTTTTTTTCATTTTTATCATTATTGACATTACCAACTAGAATTTACTATCCTGATCCAATAATTCAAAACTATATACAATTGGTTTTCCATTTGGATTGGAATAGATACATGGTTTTAGGACTTATTAATTTCGCATCATTTATAACAGCTACCTTAATATTTACCTATACTCTAATCAATTTTGTTTCATCTTTTAATATTGATAAAATCATTTATCGAAACTATATAGGGTTATCAATACTTAGTGAAGTTGATGCTTTAAGTAGTTTTAATAAAACCTCAGCTCTTGCGTATGAACAAAAAGTTAATAATAGAGTTGATATTAAGCCACTT
This window of the Sporosarcina ureilytica genome carries:
- a CDS encoding pro-sigmaK processing inhibitor BofA family protein, which translates into the protein MKATISIFIVGFILFLLVMDKKRVKSMFEFISIYWFRLAFSFLALFILNVVAGFFGVYVPVNIASGLVITILGIPGLASICAIAFIS
- a CDS encoding MDR family MFS transporter; translated protein: MKNSQTFEFKKIIPLLAVLLSGAFITILNQTLLATALPPIMKDLHVTESTVQWLQSIFMLVNGIMIPITAFLIGKFTTRKLFITAMSIFAFGTFLSAISPNFPVLLLGRVFQGAGAGIMMPLLQTIMFLLFPIEQRGKAMGMFGLVIAFAPAIGPSLSGYLVDHFAWKSVFYVVLPIALIIIIAAFFLLKNVTELTNPKMDYLSIVLSTLGFGGLLYGFSIAGNDGWLHLNVAVSIVVGAVSLLLFIQRQLKLDEPILEFRVFKYMVFTLATGLGMIVYASMIAGTVILPIFMQTMLGFNAFHSGLMLLPGAIVMGILNPVTGTLFDKYGAKWLLRTGFVILTVTTFMFANLSEEISFTYLAVLNAVRILGISLVMMPSTTLGLNQLPNHLITHGTAMNNTFRQIAGAIGTAVLVAITITAAIDDGSVAGAIRGVNVAFHVAGYIAFFGLLLSFTIRDSKRSKSSEDINGASHWN
- a CDS encoding YaaL family protein, yielding MTATRDEWEQAKVIENHLDDYDQEVFIRRKITESKHFYLYKEAKARNLGRD
- a CDS encoding Panacea domain-containing protein; the encoded protein is MASVQDVANYLLYLRDNDMETGKYYALSNLKMQKLLYFCQGIYSAVHNGSRLIVDDEFEAWRYGPVLPSAYFRFNIYGQNDIPRNETGDFSGLSEGENLVIQNVWENLRYRSAFDLVEASHVQNGPWHNVYHGEGDNIINQEIIVNYFGGQN
- a CDS encoding NERD domain-containing protein, which produces MGKWIIVAAVALVLLPILFIINPLLLAFVFLTGVIFLNRNYSVIKGAAGERKVNQLLNRLGPNYTLFHDLYLPTEKGTTQVDHIVTSPYGIFVIETKHYNGWIFGNEHNKYWTQVIYKRKERMLNPIWQNYGHIQALKNFIGEEHDAYLHSIIAFSNASTLKFKDDFRSARVTQFMNLTKVLKEWDIHRLNEIQLQEINIKLEGLVMKDKKLQRKVRKQHVQDIQSNRKERVWNEKRLLKQNICPKCKVELVLRDGKYGSFYGCSSFPKCRFTKNA